One window from the genome of Sesamum indicum cultivar Zhongzhi No. 13 linkage group LG15, S_indicum_v1.0, whole genome shotgun sequence encodes:
- the LOC105178296 gene encoding F-box protein FBW2: MEECSDFRKWDELIPDALGLIFKNLSLREVLTVVPRVCKSWGKAVKGPYCWQEIDIEEWSRNSKPEDVDRMVQLLITRSCGSLRKLSVSGLAGDQSILFIANHAQSLRTLRLPRSEINDSIMGKAAGMLSTITFLDLSYCINIGAQALEAIGKHCKSLTTLRRIMHPLEVINKLSQDDEALAIATTMPRLKHLEIAYLLVDTSSIIEILKNCIHLELLDVRGCWNVNLDEKFVKRFPKLKVVGPLVFDCYDMNGWDNCSDYSGSSGYLAWDFVAGDMDDDDPEMLDDFWEDEHPIEDVEMWFYDDVNVVDAGYDWPQSP; this comes from the exons ATGGAGGAGTGCAGCGATTTTCGAAAATGGGATGAATTAATACCAGATGCACTCGGGCTAATATTCAAGAATCTTTCTTTACGCGAGGTGCTGACCGTAGTACCAAGAGTTTGCAAATCATGGGGTAAAGCAGTTAAGGGGCCTTATTGCTGGCAAGAAATAGACATTGAGGAATGGAGCAGGAACAGCAAGCCTGAAGACGTCGACAGAATGGTTCAGTTGCTGATCACAAGAAGCTGCGGTTCACTACGGAAACTCTCTGTTTCTGGTCTCGCCGGCGACCAAAGCATTTTGTTCATAGCAAATCA TGCTCAATCTCTACGAACTTTGCGACTGCCAAGAAGTGAAATAAATGATTCGATAATGGGAAAGGCTGCTGGAATGCTATCGACCATCACGTTTCTCGATTTGAGCTACTGCATCAACATAGGGGCTCAAGCCCTCGAAGCGATAGGGAAACACTGTAAATCTCTCACCACTTTGCGGCGAATAATGCACCCACTGGAGGTGATCAACAAGCTTTCCCAGGATGACGAAGCCCTCGCCATAGCCACTACAATGCCTCGGCTCAAGCATCTTGAGATCGCCTACTTGCTTGTTGACACATCCAGTATCATTGAGATCCTCAAAAACTGCATACATCTCGAGCTGCTAGACGTTCGAGGGTGTTGGAATGTGAATCTGGATGAGAAGTTTGTGAAACGGTTTCCTAAGCTAAAGGTGGTCGGACCCCTCGTCTTCGATTGTTACGACATGAATGGCTGGGACAATTGCTCCGACTACTCGGGCTCCTCTGGTTACCTGGCGTGGGACTTTGTTGCGGGAGATATGGATGACGATGATCCCGAGATGCTGGATGATTTCTGGGAAGACGAGCATCCCATCGAGGATGTCGAAATGTGGTTTTACGACGATGTCAATGTTGTAGATGCTGGTTACGATTGGCCTCAATCTCCTTAA